A portion of the Staphylococcus felis genome contains these proteins:
- a CDS encoding DUF1033 family protein, with translation MWKLVKIRADYEGWWLFDDWTEHIVEEQHYDSYQAFIDAYTQIIKRSMNFYDNYILGKYNIYAFYNNCDLNFCEHCDENLQIFYSYITLENEQIFYNLPVID, from the coding sequence ATGTGGAAGTTAGTTAAAATACGAGCTGATTATGAAGGCTGGTGGCTATTTGATGACTGGACTGAACATATTGTTGAGGAGCAGCATTATGATTCTTATCAAGCATTTATAGACGCTTATACTCAAATTATCAAGCGCTCAATGAATTTTTATGATAATTATATTTTAGGCAAATACAATATCTATGCGTTTTATAATAATTGTGATTTGAATTTTTGTGAGCATTGTGATGAAAATTTACAAATTTTTTATAGTTATATTACATTAGAAAATGAACAAATTTTTTATAATCTGCCAGTCATTGACTAA
- a CDS encoding acylphosphatase — protein sequence MKQYVIKVYGRVQGVGFRYFTERIAKQYRIVGTVANVNDYVEVHAQGDVDELKSFIKSVTNGASPASSVSSYTIDEEAVNHTFKNFRAIS from the coding sequence TTGAAACAATATGTAATAAAAGTATATGGGCGTGTGCAAGGCGTGGGTTTTCGTTATTTTACGGAACGCATTGCTAAACAGTATCGCATTGTAGGAACAGTTGCGAATGTTAATGATTATGTAGAAGTACATGCTCAAGGCGATGTAGATGAGTTAAAATCATTTATTAAATCGGTTACAAACGGTGCTTCCCCAGCTTCATCGGTGTCAAGTTATACAATTGATGAAGAGGCAGTGAATCATACATTTAAAAATTTTAGAGCTATATCTTAA
- a CDS encoding 5-bromo-4-chloroindolyl phosphate hydrolysis family protein produces the protein MRYNLSRIFGTLVGIPVSLIVFTTSIFTIDVWLIFDVLIGIGGFVLSYIPTQRLTSRAYLQEMNLTRKDYRYIQHQIMMAQGKTKRILKSFIKIRSIQDFRLINDIYRLARTINQSVKHRPFHFFNIESFYYSHIDHALNLIESYTRLSKMPLKSKDERQTLQQTRLTLEEVRRTLIADLKQINASDYEQLDTEMKLNQIYKQRRSRKESDK, from the coding sequence ATGAGATATAATCTATCACGCATTTTTGGTACTTTAGTTGGAATACCAGTGTCTTTGATTGTTTTTACAACTAGTATTTTCACAATAGATGTATGGTTAATATTTGATGTCTTAATCGGGATTGGCGGATTTGTGTTGAGTTATATCCCAACACAAAGATTAACATCACGTGCATATCTCCAAGAAATGAATCTTACCCGAAAAGATTATCGTTATATTCAACATCAAATCATGATGGCTCAGGGGAAAACAAAGCGTATACTTAAATCATTTATAAAAATACGATCCATTCAAGATTTTAGACTGATTAATGATATATATCGACTAGCGCGTACTATAAATCAATCAGTTAAACATAGACCGTTTCATTTTTTTAATATCGAAAGCTTTTATTATTCTCATATTGATCATGCATTAAATTTGATAGAAAGCTACACACGTCTTTCTAAAATGCCTTTGAAGTCAAAAGATGAACGTCAAACACTTCAACAAACGAGATTGACATTAGAGGAAGTACGTAGAACACTTATTGCTGATTTAAAACAAATCAATGCTTCAGATTATGAGCAATTAGATACTGAAATGAAACTGAATCAAATATACAAACAGAGGCGTTCGAGAAAGGAGTCAGATAAATGA
- a CDS encoding toxic anion resistance protein — protein sequence MSEKSNVQSSHPLDDYFNSIESSELNHNENYGTDENINQKPQFSQQDIDKINTLAQQIKPLDHDSLLNYGAKAQSHLSHFSHQMLDEIQSKDTGPIGETLDALMKKLKEVNPDELTQKNDHFLKKIFKRSKNSMQHLFSRMQSVSAQVDRISITLDKNKTLLSKDIHMLDELYNQNKDYYDVITIYIAAAEQKKEEIEKVLLPELRDKARQSDNQMAVQDVADMEQFNDRLDKRIYDLKLSRQITLQTAPQIRMIQNINQALVEKIQSSILTSIPLWKNQMAITLTLQRQNKVAQTQKQVTDTTNEILLRNSELLKQNARMTAEENERGIVDIETLKTTQDNIIQTIEETLQIQADGKQKRLEAEKTLQDLEGDLRKRLNVAENQRDSAFDK from the coding sequence ATGAGTGAAAAATCAAACGTTCAATCCTCTCACCCATTAGATGACTATTTTAATAGTATTGAGAGCTCAGAACTAAATCATAACGAAAACTATGGGACTGATGAGAATATTAATCAAAAGCCTCAATTTTCTCAGCAAGATATAGATAAAATCAATACATTAGCGCAGCAAATTAAACCGTTAGATCATGATAGTTTATTAAATTATGGTGCAAAAGCCCAGTCGCATCTCTCCCATTTTTCTCATCAAATGTTAGATGAGATACAATCTAAAGATACAGGCCCAATTGGAGAAACATTGGATGCGCTTATGAAAAAATTAAAGGAAGTTAATCCTGATGAGTTAACACAAAAAAACGATCATTTTTTAAAGAAAATTTTTAAGAGATCTAAAAATTCAATGCAACACTTATTTTCCCGAATGCAATCTGTCAGTGCACAGGTAGATCGTATATCTATTACTTTAGATAAAAATAAGACCTTATTGTCTAAAGACATTCATATGCTTGATGAACTATACAATCAAAACAAAGATTACTATGATGTCATCACTATTTATATTGCAGCTGCAGAACAGAAAAAAGAGGAAATAGAAAAGGTTTTGTTACCTGAATTAAGAGATAAAGCAAGGCAATCAGACAATCAAATGGCTGTTCAAGATGTTGCAGATATGGAACAATTCAACGATAGATTAGACAAAAGAATATATGATTTAAAATTATCACGTCAAATCACGTTACAAACGGCACCTCAAATACGCATGATTCAAAATATTAATCAGGCATTAGTCGAAAAAATTCAAAGTTCTATCCTAACTAGTATTCCATTATGGAAGAATCAGATGGCAATCACCTTGACATTGCAACGTCAAAATAAAGTAGCACAAACACAAAAACAAGTAACTGATACAACAAATGAAATTTTATTAAGAAATTCAGAATTGTTAAAGCAAAATGCACGTATGACTGCTGAAGAAAATGAGCGTGGTATTGTGGATATTGAAACATTAAAAACAACACAAGATAATATTATTCAAACTATTGAAGAGACATTACAAATTCAAGCAGATGGGAAGCAAAAACGTTTAGAAGCTGAAAAAACTTTGCAAGATTTAGAAGGAGACTTAAGAAAACGTCTAAATGTAGCGGAAAATCAGCGTGATAGTGCTTTTGACAAATAA